Below is a window of Streptomyces sp. ITFR-16 DNA.
CCGCCCTCGCCGAGCTGTTCGACCGCATCGCCACGGCACCCCACCCATCGGAGAGCGCCCATGAATGAGCACGCGCACGACCGCGACCGCCTCCGCGCGCTGGAGGACGCCGGATTCCCGCTGCACAGCCTCTCGCCCGAGCAGCGGGAAGTGCTCCAGGACCTCAGCGCGGAGGAACTGACCCTGCTGCTGGGGCTCAAGGAGCGCCTTGACGCGGCCGAGCCGGAGGTGCAGGCCCACAGCGAGATCGCCGGCGGAGCGCTGTTCTGATGACCGGGACCGCGCGCACCACGTGCCCCAAGTGCCCCGAACCGCCCCCGGACGGCGCCGCCTTCTGCCCCCGGTGCGGCACCCCCTGTGTGCCCGCGGCCGGTGGTGCGGCGGCCGAGGAGCGCCGGGTGGTGACCCTCGTCTTCTGCGACCTGGTCGGATCCACCGCCCTGTCCGGACGGCTCGACCCGGAGACCCTGCGCACCGTCACCCTCCGGTACTTCGCGCTGATGCGCGCCCGGATCGAGGAACACGGCGGCACGGTGGAGAAGTTCATCGGCGACGCCGTGATGGCGGTCTTCGGCGTCCCCGCACGTCACGAGGACGACGCCCACCGCGCCCTGGCCGCCGCCCGAGGCATGGTCACCGGTCTGGACGGACTCAACGCCGAGCTGGAGCGCGAGCACGGCGTGCGCCTCGCCGTCCGCATCGGCGTGAACACCGGTGAGGTCGTGGTGAGCGCCGACCCCGCCGCCGGGCAGGCCCTGGTCTCCGGCGAGGTGGTGAACATCGCCGCCCGGCTCGAACAGCACGCCGGTACCGGCGAGATCCTGATCGGCCCCGCCACCCTGCGCGCCGCCGGGCCCTCGGCGGTCACCGAACCGGCCGGCGCGCTCTCCCTCAAGGGGGTCGGCGCCCCCGTCCCCGCCCACCGCCTGCTCGCCCTGCACGAGGACGACCCGGAACGGGTCCGCCGCTTCGACACCCCCTTCATCGGCCGCGCACAGGAACTCGCCGAACTCCGCCTGCTGCTGCGCAAGCTGGAGGCCGACCCCCGCTCGCACCTGGTGACCGTCTACGGCGAGGCGGGCCTCGGCAAGACCCGCCTGCTGCGCGAATGGCTGCGCGACTGCCCCGCGTACGGCGAGGGCCGCTGCCGCCCCTACGGCGAGACCGGCACCCTCGCCCCGCTGGCCGAGGCGGTACGCCAGGTGGTCGCCGCCGTCGGGGAGGAGGCCGGGCTCGCCGGGCTGCCCGGCCAGGAGCGGACGGAGGCCCGGCAGGCGCTGCGCCTGCTGCGCGGCGGGCTGCTCGCGGACGGCACCCCCAGCCCCTCGGAGGACGACACCCTCATGGCGCTGGCCTGCCTGCTGGACGGGCTCTCCCGGGAACGGCCCGTGGTGCTCGTCCTGGACGACTGCCACTGGGCGTCCGCCCCGCTGCTCGACCTCACGGGCCGCCTCCTCGACGAGCTCGACCGCGCCCCGGTCGCCCTGGTGTGCGCCGCCCGGCCCGAACTGCTGGAGACCCACCCCGGCTGGGGCAGCGGCCGGATGCGCTCCGCCTCGCTCATGCTCACCCCGCTCACCCGGGAGGAGGCCGCCGCGCTCGCCGCCGAACTGGTCGAGGTGGCCGCCCACCGGCAGGGCGTCCTGGAAGGCGCCCTCGACCGGGCCGAGGGCAATCCGCTGTACCTGGAACACCTGACCGCCATGGCGGCCGAGTGCGACGACCTGCCGCTCACCGTGCACGCCCTGCTCGGCGCCCGTATCGACGCGCTTCCTCCCGAGGAGCGGACCCTGCTCCAGCTGGCCGCCGTCCTGGGACGCGAGTTCGGCCGCGCCGACCTCACCGAACTGGCCGGCGCCGAGGACGCCGGGCCGCCGGAGTCCGCCGCCGGGCTGCTGCGCGGTCTCGTACGGCGCCGGCTCATCGAGGCCGGGGGCCGCACCCTGGCCACCAGCTCCGTGCTCCGGTTCGGCAGCGCCCTCGTCCAGGAGACCGCCTACCGGGGCATGGCCAAGAAGGTGCGCGCCCGGCGCCACGAGGACGCCGCCCGGGTCCTCGTCCGGCACGACGCGGGGGACGCGGCCGTCGGCACCCATCTGGCCCGCGCCCACCGGCTGCTGACCGAACTCGGCCTGCGCGACGACGGCACCGACGCGCTGCGCGCCCGCGCCGCCGGGCTGCTCACCCGGGCCGGCACCGCCGCCCTGGCCCGCTCCGACCTGCCCTGGGCCGACGACCTCCTCACCCAGGGCCTCGACCTCGCCGCCCCCGGCGAGCCGGCCGCCGCCGAGGCCGCCCGGCGCCTGGGCGAGACGAAGGTCGCGCGCGGCGAACCGGCACGCGGCCGGGAACTGCTGGCGGGCGCCCTCGACACGGCGGAACGGGCCGGAGACCGGCTGGGCGCCGCCCATGCCCGGCTCGCGCTGACCGCCCTCGACCCCCGGCACGGCTCCGCGGCCGAGGTGGCCGAGAGCGCCCTCGGCCTGTTCACGGCGGCCGGCGACGACCAGGGCATCGCCCGCGCCTGCGTCCGCATCGCCCAGGACCGCCAGCGGCGCGGCCGGCACGCCGAGGCCGAAGCCCTCCTCGGCCGGGCCCTGGACCACGCGGGCCTGGCCGACGCCGAACCCGAACGGGCCCTGGCGCTCGGCGCGCTCGGCATCTCCCTGTGGCGGGGCCCGGCCCCGGTCGCACAGGCCGTCGCCCGCTGCGAGGAACTGCTCGCGGCCCACGGCGCCGGCCGGCCGACCGTCCGGGCCACCCTCGCCTGCCCGCTGGCCGTACTCCTCGCCCTCCAGGGCCGCACCGACGAGGCGCACGAGCGGCTGGCCGAGGCGGCGCGGCTCGCCGGCGGCCTCGGATACGCGGAGAGCGCCCTGTTCGTCCCGCTGTTCGCCGCCGAGGTCGAGGCCCTGACCGGAACACCCGGGCGCAGGCTCGACCTCCTCGCCGAGGCCGCCCGCGCCGGGCGCGGACTCGGCGCCGCGGGAGCGCTGCCCGGCATCGCCCGCGAGCGGGCCCGGATCCTGCTGGACCGGGGTGAGCCCGCCGAGGCGCTGGCCCTGCCCGACCCCCAGGAAGCCGGCCTGCCCCCGGCGGAGTCCGCCGACGCGGACGGGCTGCGGGCCCGGGCCCTCGCGCTCGCCGGAGACCCGGCCGCCGCGCGCGCCTGCGCCGGCCGGGCCACCGAGGCCGCCGAGGGCACCGACTCCCCGGTCGTGCGCGCCACCGCCGCGCTCGACCTCGCACACACGCTGCGCACGCTCGGCCGGCCCGGCGACGCGGCACGGGAGGCGCGCACGGCGCAGCGGCACTTCGCCGCCAAGGGACACCGGCTCGGCGCGGACCGCGCGGCCGCGTTCGCCGACGACAGCGCGGCCGGGGCCCGGAACACGGACCCCCCGGCCGGGCGGGAAGGCAGGAGCGTATGACCACCGGGACGGCAGGAGGGCTCACCTGGAGCCTGCGCGACCGTACCCCCGACGACCTCACGATGCTCGCCGACACCGTGCCCGACCTGCCCGCCGATCCCTCGGCGTGGTCGGACGGCGCGGGGGTGCGGGTCTGCGTGGTGGACACCGGGGTGGAGTGCGGGCACCCCTCGGTCGGCGCGGTCCAGGGCTCCTACGAGGTGGCCCCGGCACCCGACGGGAGCCTGCACGTCGTCGACAGCGGTCCACTGCCCGACGGCGCAGGCGACGCCTGCGGGCACGGCACGGCCTGCGCCGGGATCGTCCGGCGCGTGGCGCCGGACTGCGCCCTGTACAGCGTGCGAGTGCTGGGGGAGGGCTTCACCGGCAGCGGCGACGCGCTGCTGACCGGGCTGCGCTGGGCCGTCGACCAGGGCTTCGACGTGGTCAACCTCAGCCTTTCCACCACCCGCCCCCAGTTCCTCGAAACGCTGCGCTCCCTGGCCGACCAGGCGTTCTTCACCGGCACCACGCTGGTGGCGTCGGCGCACAACACCCCGGTGGAGAGCTTCCCGTGGCGGTTCTCGTCCGTCATCTCGGTCGGCACCCACCGCGAGGACGACTCCGGCCTCTTCCTCTACAACCCCGCACCGCCCGTGGAGTTCTTCGCGCCCGGCCAGAACGTGCAGGTGGCCTGGACGGGCGGCAAGACCATCCGGACCACCGGGAACAGCTTCGCCACCCCCTTCATCAGCGGGATGTGCGCCCGGCTGCTCGGCAGCAGGCCGAAGCTGACGCCGTTCCAGATCAAGCACGCGCTCTACCTCTCCGCCGCGAACGTACGTATCGGCGAACCAGGAACCCGAGGTGAATCATGAGCCAGTCCCACGGCCTCGTCCCCGCCACCGGCGCGGGCCCCGCGACACGGCCCGGCAGCGCCGAGCGCGATCTGCTGCAGTCCGTCGTCGAGACCGCGCGGGCCATCTTCGGCGCGGCGGCCAGCTCCGTCCTGCTGCACGACCAGGACGCCGACGAGCTGGTCTTCCAGGCGGTGGCCGGGGAGGGCGAGGAATCCCTCGTCGGCTCCCGGTTCCCGGCCGGCCGGGGACTGGCGGGCTGGGTGCTCGTCTCGGGCGAGCCGATGGTCGCCGACGACCTGCGCGAACAGGGCATGTTCGCCCGCGATGTCGCCAAGTCGACCGGCTATGTGCCGGACGCGCTGATGGCGGCGCCGCTGGCCCACCACGACCGGGTGCTCGGGGTGCTCGAAGTGCTCGACCCCGCCCAGCAGTCCCGGTCCAGCCTCTCCGAGCTCGACCTGCTCGCCCTCTTCGCCCGGCAGGCCGCAGCCGCGCTCGCCGTCGTCATCGACCGCCGTCAGGAGGAGGCCCCGGCGGCGCTCCGCGCCCGGAGCCTGGAACTGGTGACCGCGCTGCGGGACGTACTCCTCGACGGGATGCCGCCCCAGGGGTGAGACCCGCAGGGCACGGCGTCAGCGCGCCGCCGACTCCACCAGGTCGGCGGCGCGCGTCTCGCTCTTGCCGTCGGCGAGCAGACCGCCGACCTCCTGCGCCCGCGCCCGGACCCCGGGATCACGGGCGGTGTCGTCGACCGCCGCGCGCAACTCGCCTGCGGGCGCGCCGCGTTCCGGGAACGTCCGGGCGACCCCGGCGCGCAGACAGGCGGCGGCCAGGACCTGCTGCTCCGAGCCGTTGGGGGCCACGAGCAGCGGTTTGCCGTACAGGAGCGCGGCGAGCACGGGGGCGGACGTCGCATTGGTCAGGACGAGCGCGGACCGTGCCACGAGCGGCCCCATCCAGGGGCGGCGTCCCACGGTGAGATCGGCGCCCGGAGCGGCCTCGGGGGCGCCCGAGCGGCCCAGTTCCACGACGGCCCGGTGCGTGCCCGAGGTGAAGGCGGCGTTCAGGCGCGGCCAGAGGCTGGTGCCGCCGAAGGTACGGCCGAGATGCACGTAAGCCAATGGCCCGGAGCCCGGCAGCGGTTCGGCCGCCGACGGCTCCGGCTCCCACCAGCAGGGGCCGACATGCCGCACGGCCGGGGGCAGTTCGGCCCCCGGCACCTCCATCACGGGGTGGCCGCGCAGCAGAAAGGCGGTGCCGAGCAGCGGGGTGTCCTCGAACCGGTCGCGGCGCGGGGCGAGACCGGCCGCCTCCCGGACCGCCCGGTAGTGCTTGAGGGTCTCCGTCAGCCGCCACTCCCGGCCGCAGCTGTCCGCCGGCGCCGTCCCCCGGTACGGCCACAGATGGGCCGCCAGCCCGAGCACCACCACCGGAAGTCCGGCGGCCTCGGCGGCCACCAGCGCCCCGTGGCAGAGCACGGAGGTGACCAGGACATCGGGCCGCAGCCGTCGGACCGCACCCGCCACCGTCGTGTACTGCTCGGCGCCCCGCACCGTCCAATGGCTCACCGACAGCGCCGTGTCGTCGTGCACGGGCGCCGCCTCCAGTCCGGCGGCGGCCACGGCGGACGCGGCCCCCGGCCCGGCGAGGACCCGCACCGTGTGGCCCCGGCGGCGCAGCTCCCGGCCGACCGCGAGGGCCGGGTAGAGATAGCCGGGGTCGCCGAGCGGGCACAGAAGGACGTTCATCGCGGGACGCTCCCCGTCAGGTCGAGGCCCAGGTGGTGGGCGAAGAAGGCCATCACGTCCCCGTACAGCCGGGCGCTGCGCGAGGCCCCGCGCGTGCCGTGGCCGACGCCGCGCTCGGTGCGCAGCACGACCGGCCCGGCCCCCGTGCCCGCCCACTGGAGCGCGGCGCACATCTTGCGGGCGTGCCCGGGGTCCACGCGGGTGTCGCCGTCGAAGACGGCCAGCAGCACGGCCGGGTAGCGGGCGCCCTCGCGCACCCGGTGGTACGGGGAGTACGCGAGCAGCCGGGCGAACTCGGCGGGGTCCGCCGCGCTGCCGTACTCGTCGCGCCAGCTCGCCCCCATCCCCGACAGCTCGTACCGCACCATGTCGAGCAGGGGCGCCGCGCACACGACGGCCGCATAGGTCTCCGGGCGGCGGGTCAGCGCGGTGGCGGCCAGCAGACCGCCGTTGGAGCTGCCGAGGACACCGAGCCGTCCGGGCGCCGCCCAGCCGGCCCCCAGCAGATGGTCGGCGGCGGCGTCGAAGTCCTCGAAGGTGTGGTGCTTGTGCTCGCGGCGCCCGGCCCGGTGCCACTCCTCGCCCTCCTCGCCGCCGCCGCGCACACAGGCCACCGCGTAGACCCCGCCCGCGCGCACCCAGGGCAGGGCCTGCGGGGTGAATCCGGGGGTCATCGAGGCGCCGAAGCCGCCGTAGCCGGTGAGGACGGCGGGGCGTGGCCGGTCGGGGCGGCCCTCGGGGGACATCACGAACATCCGCACCTCGGTGCCGTCGCGGGAGCGCACGGCCTCCTGGGTGACGCGCACGCCCTCGACGGGCGCTGCGGGCGGCGGCCCGCCCGGCCAGGGGCGCAGTTGCCCGCTGACCGCGTCGTAGTGCAGGACGACGGTGGGTGTGATGTGGTCGGTGTACGCGAACCACAGCTCGTGTCCCGGCTCTTGACGGGCTGTCAGTCCGGTCACGGTGCCTTGTCCCGGCAGGGGGACGGTGACCGCCGGGGCGCCGGTCCCGGCGTCGTGCAGGGTCAGCTCGCCGACCGCGTGCCGGGTGCGTACGACCGCGAGCAGCGGCCGCTCCAGCGCCGGGCCGTCCAGCACCGCGAAGTCCTGGAGCACGGTGCCGGGCCGCTCGTCGACCAGGGTGCGCCAGTGTGCGGGGCCGGTGGCGCCGGGCGGGGCCGCGGCGATCCGGCCGCGCGGGGCGCCGGCGGTCGTACGGAGCAGCAGCGGTCCGCCGCCCGGGCGGGGGCGGACGACGGTGTGGGCGTCGGTGCCGTGCTGCAAGGGGCGCAGAGCGGGCCGGTCCGGGGCGCTCGCCGTCAGATCGGCGGTCCACAGATCGGTGCGGGGTG
It encodes the following:
- a CDS encoding aroma-sacti cluster domain-containing protein, whose product is MNEHAHDRDRLRALEDAGFPLHSLSPEQREVLQDLSAEELTLLLGLKERLDAAEPEVQAHSEIAGGALF
- a CDS encoding AAA family ATPase; the protein is MTGTARTTCPKCPEPPPDGAAFCPRCGTPCVPAAGGAAAEERRVVTLVFCDLVGSTALSGRLDPETLRTVTLRYFALMRARIEEHGGTVEKFIGDAVMAVFGVPARHEDDAHRALAAARGMVTGLDGLNAELEREHGVRLAVRIGVNTGEVVVSADPAAGQALVSGEVVNIAARLEQHAGTGEILIGPATLRAAGPSAVTEPAGALSLKGVGAPVPAHRLLALHEDDPERVRRFDTPFIGRAQELAELRLLLRKLEADPRSHLVTVYGEAGLGKTRLLREWLRDCPAYGEGRCRPYGETGTLAPLAEAVRQVVAAVGEEAGLAGLPGQERTEARQALRLLRGGLLADGTPSPSEDDTLMALACLLDGLSRERPVVLVLDDCHWASAPLLDLTGRLLDELDRAPVALVCAARPELLETHPGWGSGRMRSASLMLTPLTREEAAALAAELVEVAAHRQGVLEGALDRAEGNPLYLEHLTAMAAECDDLPLTVHALLGARIDALPPEERTLLQLAAVLGREFGRADLTELAGAEDAGPPESAAGLLRGLVRRRLIEAGGRTLATSSVLRFGSALVQETAYRGMAKKVRARRHEDAARVLVRHDAGDAAVGTHLARAHRLLTELGLRDDGTDALRARAAGLLTRAGTAALARSDLPWADDLLTQGLDLAAPGEPAAAEAARRLGETKVARGEPARGRELLAGALDTAERAGDRLGAAHARLALTALDPRHGSAAEVAESALGLFTAAGDDQGIARACVRIAQDRQRRGRHAEAEALLGRALDHAGLADAEPERALALGALGISLWRGPAPVAQAVARCEELLAAHGAGRPTVRATLACPLAVLLALQGRTDEAHERLAEAARLAGGLGYAESALFVPLFAAEVEALTGTPGRRLDLLAEAARAGRGLGAAGALPGIARERARILLDRGEPAEALALPDPQEAGLPPAESADADGLRARALALAGDPAAARACAGRATEAAEGTDSPVVRATAALDLAHTLRTLGRPGDAAREARTAQRHFAAKGHRLGADRAAAFADDSAAGARNTDPPAGREGRSV
- a CDS encoding S8 family serine peptidase codes for the protein MTTGTAGGLTWSLRDRTPDDLTMLADTVPDLPADPSAWSDGAGVRVCVVDTGVECGHPSVGAVQGSYEVAPAPDGSLHVVDSGPLPDGAGDACGHGTACAGIVRRVAPDCALYSVRVLGEGFTGSGDALLTGLRWAVDQGFDVVNLSLSTTRPQFLETLRSLADQAFFTGTTLVASAHNTPVESFPWRFSSVISVGTHREDDSGLFLYNPAPPVEFFAPGQNVQVAWTGGKTIRTTGNSFATPFISGMCARLLGSRPKLTPFQIKHALYLSAANVRIGEPGTRGES
- a CDS encoding GAF domain-containing protein yields the protein MSQSHGLVPATGAGPATRPGSAERDLLQSVVETARAIFGAAASSVLLHDQDADELVFQAVAGEGEESLVGSRFPAGRGLAGWVLVSGEPMVADDLREQGMFARDVAKSTGYVPDALMAAPLAHHDRVLGVLEVLDPAQQSRSSLSELDLLALFARQAAAALAVVIDRRQEEAPAALRARSLELVTALRDVLLDGMPPQG
- a CDS encoding glycosyltransferase — protein: MNVLLCPLGDPGYLYPALAVGRELRRRGHTVRVLAGPGAASAVAAAGLEAAPVHDDTALSVSHWTVRGAEQYTTVAGAVRRLRPDVLVTSVLCHGALVAAEAAGLPVVVLGLAAHLWPYRGTAPADSCGREWRLTETLKHYRAVREAAGLAPRRDRFEDTPLLGTAFLLRGHPVMEVPGAELPPAVRHVGPCWWEPEPSAAEPLPGSGPLAYVHLGRTFGGTSLWPRLNAAFTSGTHRAVVELGRSGAPEAAPGADLTVGRRPWMGPLVARSALVLTNATSAPVLAALLYGKPLLVAPNGSEQQVLAAACLRAGVARTFPERGAPAGELRAAVDDTARDPGVRARAQEVGGLLADGKSETRAADLVESAAR
- a CDS encoding prolyl oligopeptidase family serine peptidase, yielding MTVSPPRDARPTPARPGYPAAPRSGPVEVIHGQPVADPYRWLEDPADPATAAWGAAQDLLYAEEEARWPDREALYGRMAALLAGGGARPPVPRGGREFHLLRRPGHELAVLAVREDGRTRVLLDPLAADPSGTTVLDAWEPSWEGGLVAVQLSSGGTEHSVLRVLDTATGEVVDGPVDRVRRSPVAWLPGGRAFYYVRRLPPEETPGGAGRHRRVYLHEVGTPAGRDAEIFGAGRPETQYYTVATSPDGRLLVVGASEGTAPRTDLWTADLTASAPDRPALRPLQHGTDAHTVVRPRPGGGPLLLRTTAGAPRGRIAAAPPGATGPAHWRTLVDERPGTVLQDFAVLDGPALERPLLAVVRTRHAVGELTLHDAGTGAPAVTVPLPGQGTVTGLTARQEPGHELWFAYTDHITPTVVLHYDAVSGQLRPWPGGPPPAAPVEGVRVTQEAVRSRDGTEVRMFVMSPEGRPDRPRPAVLTGYGGFGASMTPGFTPQALPWVRAGGVYAVACVRGGGEEGEEWHRAGRREHKHHTFEDFDAAADHLLGAGWAAPGRLGVLGSSNGGLLAATALTRRPETYAAVVCAAPLLDMVRYELSGMGASWRDEYGSAADPAEFARLLAYSPYHRVREGARYPAVLLAVFDGDTRVDPGHARKMCAALQWAGTGAGPVVLRTERGVGHGTRGASRSARLYGDVMAFFAHHLGLDLTGSVPR